A genomic window from Solanum dulcamara chromosome 11, daSolDulc1.2, whole genome shotgun sequence includes:
- the LOC129873129 gene encoding nuclear pore complex protein GP210, producing MLHFLSLLLLLLLLLLPLSSPFPATGPHIADVNILLPPKMTHPVEYRLQGSDGCFKWTWDHHDILAVLPEYNVSSQCSTSARLKSIAPYSGRKETAVYATDVHSGAVIRCKVYIDIFSRIQIFHSSVKLDLDGLATLRVRAFDTEENVFSSLVGIQFTWDLMPDTDGLPHHLNHIPLKDSPLSDCGGLCGDLDIQIKLENSGVFSDLYVVKGTEIGHEIVSVHLAEPSVKYMGDKIVLTVAEAISLEPPSPVCVLIGAVVHYSLKVIRGNMPQLVTLPSAFHRWSVSNSSVAQVDRMVGTAKALNLGMTTVTVEDTRVVGHTQVSSFHVILPDSLSLYILPLSLSGDHIEGIEPIPSVARWYVVSGREYLIQVRIFSKGTWAQQEVYITENDDVNLHDDPSEIWSIIPSSNRVGEKGMSRILKALSYGLGKLTATLTYSTGHEETREVLKVVQEVMVCDQVKFSMEGVSGSITLPWAPGVYQELELKVTGGCAMVSGDYKWFSSDMAIVSVSTFGIVQAKRPGKVTIKAVSVFDSLNYDEIVVEVSLPSSMIVLPNFPVETPVGSYLRAAVTLKTLDGDLFDKCDAFTSSIKWITGNDAFIVVDAGETFISEKQENLPIGFEKYGPACAWTYVYAANSGQTMLHATLSKEFEHYDHSAGGSVVLQATSRIAAFVPLILHPASDGNQFGGYWFNLVQAEADNRLENMEHLYLTPGTSFEVMLRGGPNRWDQGVKFVESVESESLDDHNLMVLNGSLVNQEFTSYGSTYKIKCQDVGIFRLLFKRGNLIGEGHPLPVVSDVQLSLTCGFPSSIALIADETVNSVEVIQSAAQADRGSGRIRTTPVTIANGRTVRLSAVGISETGIAFGNSSSLTLKWELKDCDDLAFWDDIHNLAMLSTWEKYLVLANATGLCVVRATVTGSVDSVSHRHSLKHFLGSEHDLTDAIRLQLVSSLRVYPEFSLLYFNHDAKLNLSITGGSCFIDAAVNDTQVVDIIQPASGLQCVQLLVAPKKLGTALVLVRDVGLAPPLSAFSVVQVADMEWIKITSGEEMSIMEGSSLSINFLAGVNDGNTFDSSQYVYMNIRVHIEDHIIELINEDDLSCCDDGYVNVPNFRIRAIRLGITTLYVSAKQHTGHEILSQPIKVEVYAPPRIDPTDIFLVPGASYMLTVRGGPKTGAYIEFVSMDNEVAKVHTATGRVSATSPGNTTIVAKMYRNGDIFICQAYGEVKVGVPSSAMLTVQSEQLAVGRQIPIFPSLSEGNLFSFYELCRNYKWIISDEEVLSFQAEDSLHGRNHRMHLSSEKGNGLTGYVGDNDLGFIQVLHGRSAGQTDVTVSFSCDFVAYKSFSESRSYTASISLSVVSELPLSLGSPITWILPPHYTTSALLPSASNTFSKGVPGIGKVTYSILGDCRRKAEMEEDDPILIDGSRIRTKESGNLACIQAKNRSNGRVEVASCVKVAEVTQIRFMAEKLLVHTLAIGAEIDVPIKYYDVLGNPFLEAHDVIPFGVETNYHDVISVEDAVDGNGNVHLKAISSGRALVRVGFASEPKKSDYVVILVGAHLHPQNPILHPGSGLNFSIEGLSDQVSGQWLTSNASIVSVDQLSGHAKAIGEGSVQIIFESSNMKVQTTVTVSQPEMISVDAPREILTNVPRPADGYSFLVKLNDALGHKNKSAKNRAIFLFDCVVDPPYVGYVKPWVDLDTGNSYCLFFPHSPERLVLATPKSGDIKQDLAVTIKASLIGEQNISGSASALFVGGFIILGKEGDSLQLNLTPQFNRSVLTVVGNTDVNIYWHDRERLAIRPIHGEDSQGGSRAHYEVRIRRAEKFKDKLIFTLPATGQIMEVNVNYEPEERGATTANLNLWATAAACFILLIVTATIFISYLDQPVRSRPSAPPGTPSVAAPATPERSSPAVVSDHSPRTPQPFLDYVRRTIDETPYYRQDFRRRANPQNTY from the exons ATGTTGCACTTTCTTtccctcctcctcctccttcttcttcttctactacCACTGTCTTCTCCTTTTCCGGCGACTGGTCCTCACATTGCCGATGTCAACATACTCTTGCCTCCCAAAATGACACACCCAGTTGAGTATAGACTTCAAGGAAGTGATGGTTGCTTCAAATG GACATGGGATCATCATGATATTTTAGCGGTGCTGCCTGAGTACAATGTCAGTAGTCAATGCTCTACAAGTGCCCGCTTGAAATCAATTGCCCCTTATAGTGGTCGAAAGGAGACTGCTGTCTATGCGACAGATGTGCACAGTGGAGCTGTTATCCGATGCAAAGTTTACATTGACATCTTCTCTAGGATCCAGATATTCCATAGTTCTGTCAAACTTGACCTTGATGGCCTGGCTACTCTACGTGTCCGTGCCTTCGATACTGAAG AGAATGTTTTCTCGTCTTTGGTGGGCATTCAATTCACGTGGGACCTAATGCCTGATACTGATGGATTGCCTCATCACCTGAATCATATCCCTTTGAAGGACTCTCCATTGAGTGATTGTGGTGGATTATGTGGTGACCTTGATATCCAAATAAAGCTTGAAAATAGTGGTGTATTTTCTGATCTTTATGTTGTAAAGGGGACAGAAATTGGCCATGAAATAGTGTCTGTTCATTTGGCTGAACCATCAGTTAAATATATGGGAGATAAAATTGTCCTAACTGTGGCAGAAGCTATATCACTGGAGCCTCCTTCACCGGTTTGTGTCCTTATTGGTGCAGTTGTTCATTATAGTCTTAAAGTTATCCGTGGGAATATGCCACAACTTGTAACCTTGCCTTCTGCCTTTCACCGATGGTCTGTTTCAAACTCCTCAGTTGCTCAGGTAGACAGGATGGTGGGTACTGCTAAGGCTTTGAACTTGGGAATGACAACAGTCACTGTTGAAGATACTAGGGTGGTTGGTCATACACAAGTGTCTTCTTTCCATGTTATCCTCCCAGATTCCTTATCATTGTATATATTACCTCTATCACTTTCTGGTGATCATATAGAGGGAATTGAACCAATACCCTCTGTGGCACGCTGGTATGTAGTTTCTGGTCGGGAATATCTCATTCAAGTAAGGATTTTCTCGAAAGGAACATGGGCACAACAAGAAGTTTACATTACAGAAAATGATGACGTTAACTTACATGATGACCCATCAGAAATCTGGAGTATAATTCCTTCATCCAATCGCGTTGGAGAGAAGGGGATGTCCAGAATCCTAAAAGCTCTCTCATATGGTCTGGGAAAATTGACAGCGACTCTCACATATAGCACTGGACATGAAGAAACAAGGGAAGTTCTCAAGGTTGTTCAAGAAGTTATGGTTTGTGACCAGGTGAAGTTCAGCATGGAAGGTGTCTCCGGCAGTATTACTCTTCCTTGGGCACCTGGTGTTTATCAGGAGTTGGAGCTAAAGGTTACTGGGGGCTGTGCAATGGTGTCTGGTGACTACAAATGGTTCTCTTCGGACATGGCTATTGTGTCAGTATCTACTTTTGGAATCGTCCAGGCAAAAAGACCTGGAAAAGTTACTATAAAGGCAGTTTCAGTTTTTGATTCTCTAAATTATGATGAGATAGTTGTTGAAGTGAGTTTGCCTTCTTCAATGATAGTACTGCCTAATTTTCCGGTGGAGACTCCTGTAGGTTCATATCTTCGAGCTGCTGTGACATTGAAAACATTGGATGGTGACTTATTCGACAAATGTGATGCTTTTACCTCATCGATCAAGTGGATAACTGGAAATGACGCTTTCATTGTTGTGGATGCTGGTGAGACCTTCATTTCTGAAAAGCAAGAAAATCTTCCAATTGGTTTTGAGAAATATGGCCCTGCATGTGCATGGACCTATGTCTATGCTGCTAATTCCGGTCAGACGATGCTACATGCAACATTGTCAAAAGAATTTGAACATTATGATCACTCTGCCGGTGGTTCTGTTGTTCTGCAAGCAACCTCACGTATTGCAGCATTCGTACCACTCATTCTGCACCCTGCAAGTGATGGAAACCAGTTCGGTGGTTATTGGTTTAATTTGGTTCAGGCTGAAGCTGATAACCGCTTAGAGAATATGGAGCATCTATATCTTACCCCTGGTACATCTTTTGAAGTGATGCTTCGTGGTGGACCTAATCGATGGGACCAGGGAGTTAAATTTGTTGAATCcgtggaaagtgaaagtttggATGACCACAATCTTATGGTTCTAAATGGGTCTCTAGTTAATCAAGAATTTACCAGCTATGGGAGCACATACAAAATCAAGTGCCAAGATGTTGGGATCTTTAGGCTTCTTTTCAAACGTGGGAATTTAATTGGAGAGGGGCATCCTCTGCCTGTTGTATCTGATGTGCAATTGTCACTCACATGTGGTTTCCCATCATCTATAGCATTAATAGCTGATGAAACTGTTAACTCCGTTGAAGTGATCCAGTCTGCAGCTCAGGCTGACCGTGGCAGTGGAAGGATTCGTACTACCCCTGTCACAATAGCAAACGGGCGCACAGTTCGACTATCAGCTGTTGGCATTAGTGAGACTGGAATAGCTTTTGGAAATTCATCTTCTCTTACTTTGAAGTGGGAGCTTAAAGATTGTGATGATCTGGCATTTTGGGATGATATCCACAACTTAGCGATGCTATCAACTTGGGAGAAGTACTTAGTCTTGGCAAATGCAACTGGACTGTGTGTTGTACGAGCAACAGTTACTGGATCTGTTGATTCTGTTAGCCATCGTCACTCTCTTAAACATTTTCTAGGCTCTGAACATGATCTTACAGATGCTATACGTTTGCAACTTGTTTCATCCCTAAGGGTCTATCCAGAATTCAGCTTGTTGTATTTCAATCATGATGCAAAGTTGAATCTGTCAATTACTGGAGGAAGTTGTTTCATTGATGCTGCAGTAAATGATACACAAGTTGTGGATATAATTCAGCCTGCTTCAGGCTTACAGTGTGTACAACTACTGGTGGCTCCTAAAAAGTTGGGAACTGCCCTTGTGTTGGTTCGAGATGTTGGGCTTGCTCCACCTCTTTCCGCTTTCTCTGTGGTTCAAGTTGCAGATATGGAATGGATCAAGATTACATCTGGAGAAGAAATGAGTATTATGGAAGGGAGTTCACTATCCATCAATTTTCTTGCTGGTGTAAATGATGGAAATACTTTTGATTCTTCGCAGTATGTTTACATGAATATTCGTGTTCACATTGAGGATCATATAATTGAACTCATCAATGAAGATGATCTTTCCTGTTGTGATGATGGATATGTGAATGTGCCTAACTTCAGAATACGGGCAATACGCCTTGGAATTACCACACTGTATGTCAGTGCAAAACAGCATACTGGACATGAGATACTGAGCCAGCCAATTAAGGTAGAAGTTTATGCACCACCTAGAATTGATCCTACTGATATTTTCCTTGTACCAGGAGCTTCTTACATGCTTACTGTCAGAGGAGGCCCAAAAACTGGTGCATATATCGAGTTTGTCAGTATGGATAATGAGGTTGCAAAGGTCCACACAGCCACAGGACGAGTTTCTGCAACATCACCGGGAAACACTACCATAGTTGCCAAGATGTACAGGAATGGAGATATCTTTATTTGTCAGGCATATGGCGAAGTTAAAGTAGGTGTTCCTTCTTCAGCAATGTTAACTGTTCAAAGCGAGCAGCTAGCTGTTGGCCGTCAAATACCAATATTTCCCTCCCTGTCCGAgggaaatttattttcattttatgaACTTTGCAGAAATTATAAGTGGATTATTAGTGATGAAGAGGTGTTGAGTTTCCAAGCAGAAGACAGCTTACATGGTAGAAATCATAGAATGCATTTGTCCAGTGAAAAAGGCAATGGGCTGACAGGATATGTGGGTGACAATGACCTTGGTTTTATTCAAGTATTGCATGGAAGATCTGCGGGGCAGACGGATGTTACAGTTTCTTTCTCCTGTGATTTTGTTGCTTACAAATCTTTTTCAGAGTCAAGATCATATACTGCATCTATTTCCTTGTCGGTGGTGTCCGAGCTTCCACTTTCTCTTGGATCCCCAATTACTTGGATTCTCCCTCCACATTATACCACGTCTGCTCTTTTGCCTTCAGCTTCTAATACTTTCAGTAAAGGGGTTCCAGGTATAGGTAAGGTTACTTATTCTATATTGGGAGACTGTAGAAGAAAAGCTGAAATGGAGGAAGATGATCCTATACTCATTGATGGGAGCAGAATAAGAACAAAAGAGAGTGGCAATCTTGCATGTATTCAAGCAAAAAATAGGTCAAATGGAAGAGTTGAGGTAGCCTCTTGTGTGAAGGTTGCTGAAGTGACTCAAATACGTTTCATGGCAGAAAAGTTGCTGGTTCACACATTAGCAATTGGTGCTGAAATTGATGTTCCAATCAAATATTATGATGTGCTTGGAAATCCTTTCCTTGAGGCTCATGATGTTATTCCTTTTGGAGTTGAAACTAACTACCATGATGTCATCTCTGTTGAGGATGCAGTTGATGGAAATGGAAATGTCCATCTCAAAGCAATCAGTTCTGGTAGAGCTCTTGTGCGAGTAGGTTTTGCCAGTgaaccaaagaaatctgattatGTGGTGATTCTTGTTGGTGCTCATTTGCATCCTCAGAATCCAATCCTTCACCCAGGGAGTGGTCTTAACTTCAGCATAGAAGGTCTAAGTGATCAAGTATCTGGTCAGTGGCTTACTAGTAATGCAAGCATTGTGTCTGTGGACCAGCTATCTGGACATGCCAAGGCAATAGGGGAAGGTTCTGTACAAATTATCTTTGAGAGTTCGAATATGAAAGTGCAAACTACAGTTACTGTGTCACAGCCAGAGATGATATCTGTTGATGCTCCCAGAGAAATCCTGACAAATGTGCCGCGTCCCGCAGATGGATATAGCTTTCTTGTAAAACTGAATGATGCTCTTGGCCACAAGAATAAATCTGCTAAAAACAGGGCAATTTTCTTGTTTGATTGCGTGGTTGATCCACCTTATGTTGGATACGTGAAGCCGTGGGTTGATCTTGATACTGGTAATTCATATTGCCTTTTCTTCCCTCACTCTCCAGAACGTTTGGTACTCGCCACTCCAAAGTCAGGAGACATTAAACAGGATTTAGCTGTTACCATCAAGGCATCACTCATAGGAGAGCAGAATATCTCAGGATCTGCGTCAGCACTTTTTGTTGGAGGTTTCATCATTCTGGGAAAAGAAGGAGATTCATTGCAGTTAAATCTAACCCCACAATTTAACAGGAGTGTCCTAACTGTTGTAGGAAACACAGATGTGAATATCTACTGGCATGATCGGGAGCGGCTAGCTATCAGACCCATACATGGAGAAGATTCTCAAGGAGGAAGTCGTGCACATTATGAGGTCAGAATTCGCAGAGCAGAGAAGTTTAAAGACAAACTGATTTTTACGCTCCCAGCAACTGGTCAGATTATGGAAGTTAATGTTAACTATGAACCCGAAGAGAGAGGAGCAACAACTGCTAATCTTAATTTATGGGCTACTGCAGCAGCTTGTTTCATTCTGCTGATAGTCACAGCTACTATATTCATTTCTTACTTGGACCAACCTGTGAGATCCAGACCATCTGCTCCTCCTGGCACACCAAGTGTAGCAGCACCTGCAACTCCTGAGCGGAGCAGTCCTGCTGTAGTAAGCGATCATTCCCCTCGGACACCTCAGCCTTTCTTGGACTATGTTAGGAGGACGATTGATGAAACTCCATACTACAGACAAGACTTTAGGAGGAGGGCTAATCCTCAGAACACTTACTAG
- the LOC129873953 gene encoding uncharacterized protein LOC129873953, whose protein sequence is MKAGGYSFSFKRLNKKSVAGTVGSEVGTDAGDHHDPLTQLPPQQHRQSSWRWRFKNLSSGLRWKSKRLYKLRYWFIDCFLFKIVSAFEAIFLVSALAFFYLCFGCHI, encoded by the coding sequence ATGAAAGCTGGTGGCTATTCGTTCTCGTTCAAGAGGCTAAACAAGAAGAGTGTCGCCGGAACTGTTGGTTCTGAAGTAGGTACTGATGCCGGAGACCATCATGATCCCTTAACTCAGCTGCCGCCGCAGCAGCATCGGCAGTCGTCGTGGCGGTGGCGATTCAAAAATCTGTCTTCTGGATTGAGATGGAAGAGTAAAAGGCTTTACAAATTGCGATACTGGTTCATTGATTGCTTCCTATTCAAGATTGTTTCTGCATTTGAAGCCATTTTTCTCGTCTCCGCTTTGGCTTTCTTCTACCTCTGCTTCGGCTGCCATATCTAA